GAGCCGAACTCTTTAAATTTGTTGGTCTTAAAGCCGACTTAGGTGCTTTGGTAGTTGGTATTCTTATTTCAAATCATAAAAAAGCAAAAGAGCTGGCCGAATCTTTAATGAATTTCAAAGATATTTTCCTAATTGGTTTCTTCCTTTCTATTGGTTTAATGGGCTTCCCTGATTTTCAGATGCTACAAATAGCAATTATTTTAGCACTGGCAATTAATGTTAAAGCCATACTCTATTTCTTTGTATTAACCCGATTTAAAGTTAGGGCAAGAACATCATTATTTACTTCCCTAACACTAGCCAACTTTAGCGAATTTGGATTAATAGTGGCTTCTATTGCTGTTACAAAAAATTTAATTGCATCGGATTGGCTAGTAACCATTGCCATTGCTGTGGCAATTACATTTATTATTTCATCGCCACTTAATTCTCAGGCACATAAAATCTATTTTGGAATAAAAAAGCACCTTCGGAAATTTGAAACTAAAAGTCGTTTAATTTATGATAAAACTTTTGATATTGGCGATGCAGAAATTTTAGTTTTTGGTATGGGTAAACTTGGTGTATCGGTATACGATCAGTTAAAAAAAATACATGGACAAAAGGTTCTTGGATTAGATTACAACTTTGATACTGTTCAAAAACTTAAAAAAGAAGGAAAAAATATCCAACAAGATGATGCAGCAGATGGTGAATTTTGGGAAAGTATTTTTTTAAAATCGAATTACAAGCAGGTAAAATTAATTATGCTATGCATGAATGATCATCAATCAAATATTTTTGCAGTAAAACAATTACAATCAACAAAATATAAAGGAAGAATTGCTGCAATAGCACGATTCGAAGATGAACGAAGACAACTAGAAAAAATGAAAGTTGATGCTGTTTACGAAATCTATACCGAGGCAGGTTACGGATTTGCTAATCATGTATGCAGTTATATTGATATAGGTTGCAACAGGTAATTAGCAAACAATAATAATTGTCTTGTAATACTAAAAAAAGG
This genomic interval from uncultured Marinifilum sp. contains the following:
- a CDS encoding cation:proton antiporter family protein, with amino-acid sequence MDPLWLAIAFSFGLLVKLIGLPPLIGYLLAGFTLKYFGAESNELIESLSNLGISLLLFTIGLKLSIKDLLHKEIWGGASIHLLLVSLLMGLILFGLSYSSLHLFTDFTWEQALIIGFALSFSSTIYAVKILEEKSELKSAYGVLSIGILIIQDIFAVFYIVLVAGKLPSVWALALPVVFVLIRPLLFLILEKIGHGEVLVLYGFFLALIVGAELFKFVGLKADLGALVVGILISNHKKAKELAESLMNFKDIFLIGFFLSIGLMGFPDFQMLQIAIILALAINVKAILYFFVLTRFKVRARTSLFTSLTLANFSEFGLIVASIAVTKNLIASDWLVTIAIAVAITFIISSPLNSQAHKIYFGIKKHLRKFETKSRLIYDKTFDIGDAEILVFGMGKLGVSVYDQLKKIHGQKVLGLDYNFDTVQKLKKEGKNIQQDDAADGEFWESIFLKSNYKQVKLIMLCMNDHQSNIFAVKQLQSTKYKGRIAAIARFEDERRQLEKMKVDAVYEIYTEAGYGFANHVCSYIDIGCNR